The genome window CAAATGGAAACAAAAAGCAATATTGTTcttccaaaataaaaattagtggCTACTTACTACTACTCTAACAAAATGACTTACCAATAACATTTTTAGGGTCTGTTTGAGTTGCTGCCTCCATTCCTGTTACAGCTCTTATTTGGAagcctaaaaataaataatttaattaataaaaatttcaaatatctagACTTCCTGTGGAATAAATCTGCTTAACAGAAAATCTAACAAGCTAGTGAAAGAGCTTCAGGTAATTTCATAGACTTGAGagaattattgattttgtatCGCACATGTTACCAATCTTTCTAAAATTGCGAAGTGACccctgcccatagacattagCAATGTATGTATGAGGTTATGTTTTGAATGAAGTCAAATAATAATGTGCAATAAACTtctttctatataaataataatggacaaattagtaaaattaaataatcttatgATGTTATAGACAGACACGATTAATAATTATGCTTTAATACCTGATCTTGCTATGGTATGTCGCGGCAGAGTCTGTCTTACGGTACATACAAACGAAGTTAATAATCTTAAGGACATACCTACAACAACATTAAAGAGCAGACACTTTAAAGTTACTTTTGTcagtaatatttgttttatttcgaaaataaatctataaactTCCTGACATTGTTATCTCTCCCTTGATTTTCTTTATGTCAAAAATTCAACTGTCATTTCTGGTCGTGTCATGTCAATCTTGTTACCGATTCCTACATAAGATTGCCAGtaaattgttactttttttacaaaataaggttaatttctacaaaaaaaatcctgaAAATGtgggtatattttatataaaactttttaagctTCAATCTTAGCATCGAAAATACTATATTTCCCTAGTTAATTTTTGTGACAACTGTATTTATAATGTCTCGATGCGCATGTGTGGATTCAGCGCATGCCTAAAGGTTACATTAATGTAGAATGCGATATTCATTCACAATGGGTTGAGGCAGTGATAAAAATGAGAGGCGGAAGCTCAGAAAGATTGGTTGTGCGTGCTTCTCGCAGAAGAGGAGAAACACGCGCAAAACTAACAAAGTACATTACCGTTGTGTTAGCTGCTATTCTCAGTGGCGGAGGTTCTGCTCTCCTATTCTTAGTGCCATTGTACGCTGACCCAGCTTTGAGTGCCCTAGCGGCCGACTTTGACCCAGTGCCCGCGGAATGTGTGACAGAGAGGCGTGATGACCGACTCGGACTGGATAACTGCACTTGGGCGTCTTGCAGAGAAGGTTGCACCAGCGACGCCTACAAATGTATTCAATTGCATGTGAAATATAAAGCGTACAGCGAAGAATGGCGGCCCGCCGTACTCTACGTGAATATAAAGGGTTGCGGGTATCCTCCGGTGGTCGATTGCgacaattttacaattaattatggATACGTCGGAgccagatatccttgtttctGGTCGAGAGCGGACAATACTGTGGTCGTACCTCGCTGGTCAAGGGGAGAACAAGTGGCTATCGTGACGAGGACCTTGGCATTGCCGTTGTTTCTTTCTGGGTGCGCGGGTATCGGTCTCTGCGCCCTGCATTGTGAATGCAGACCGCGCCgtcgccgccgcccgccgcgccgccctcCCCGACTACCGACGCTCTCGCCAGACGAAACATCGGTTTATAGATTAGGTTAGTTTTGCTAAAAATCTTCCAATTTCGAGTGTTTACCTACCTTATGGCACAAAGATAAATTAACTACTAGATATTTCATTGTACATTCTATAGTAAGTAAAtgagtgtaaataataaaatggagTTTTATTTAGCCATTTAATGACTCAAAATTCTAAGTCAAGATCCTTC of Papilio machaon chromosome 18, ilPapMach1.1, whole genome shotgun sequence contains these proteins:
- the LOC106707705 gene encoding protein tipE; the protein is MPKGYINVECDIHSQWVEAVIKMRGGSSERLVVRASRRRGETRAKLTKYITVVLAAILSGGGSALLFLVPLYADPALSALAADFDPVPAECVTERRDDRLGLDNCTWASCREGCTSDAYKCIQLHVKYKAYSEEWRPAVLYVNIKGCGYPPVVDCDNFTINYGYVGARYPCFWSRADNTVVVPRWSRGEQVAIVTRTLALPLFLSGCAGIGLCALHCECRPRRRRRPPRRPPRLPTLSPDETSVYRLG